A genomic stretch from Chaetodon auriga isolate fChaAug3 chromosome 17, fChaAug3.hap1, whole genome shotgun sequence includes:
- the slc39a7 gene encoding zinc transporter Slc39a7 — translation MGCVRLLALAVVTSAVLLASHSAIAHSHSHGDHGHGHGHHHHHHGHGHGHHHHGHSHGEDDHSDGPQVKMFHGASKWSAEANLPHPEEDYGHAHSHDHGHAHSHDHGHAHSHDHGHAHSHDHGHAHQEDVVRVHKEESGHSHGGERVKREAENRDAMELWMQAIGATLLISAAPFLILFLIPVQSNSDQHQNLLKVLLSFASGGLLGDAFLHLIPHALEPHSHHGEDHGHSHHSEESHDHGHSHGAAHDHMMSVGQWVLCGIIAFLVVEKFVRLVKGGHGHGHSHGHSHDGPKEKDSDGEEEKEKKKKEEKGSKDEKVPKKEEKKSSDVKVSAYLNLAADSMHNFTDGLAIGASFLVGPAVGFITTLTILLHEVPHEIGDFAILVQSGCTKRKAMCLQLLTALGALAGTACSLLAEGVSAAATAWILSFTAGGFVYIATVTVLPELLAGRSSFGQSLMEILALLFGVGMMVLIAEYE, via the exons ATGGGCTGTGTACGTCTGCTGGCGCTGGCGGTGGTCACATCTGCAGTACTGTTAGCCTCCCATTCAGCCATCGCTCACAGCCACTCCCACGGTGACCATGGACACGGCCACggccaccaccaccatcaccacggCCACGGCCACGGCCACCATCACCACGGCCACTCCCACGGAGAGGACGATCACTCTGATGGCCCTCAGGTGAAGATGTTCCACGGGGCGAGCAAGTGGAGCGCCGAGGCCAACCTCCCTCACCCCGAAGAGGACTACGGACACGCACACTCTCATGATCACGGACACGCACACTCTCACGATCACGGACACGCACACTCCCATGATCACGGACACGCACACTCTCACGATCACGGACACGCTCATCAGGAGGATGTTGTTCGGGTGCACAAGGAGGAGAGTGGACACTCACACGGAGGGGAGCGGGTGAAGAGGGAGGCCGAGAACAGGGATGCGATGGAGCTGTGGATGCAG GCGATCGGAGCGACGCTGCTGATCAGTGCGGCTCCTTTCCTCATCCTGTTTCTGATCCCAGTTCAGTCCAACAGCGACCAGCACCAGAACCTGCTCAAGGTGCTGCTCAGCTTCGCCTCGGGTGGCCTGCTGGGCGACGCCTTCCTCCACCTCATACCACACGCTTTGG AGCCCCACTCTCACCATGGAGAAGACCACGGACACTCCCACCACAGTGAAGAGTCACATGACCATGGCCACTCCCATG GAGCCGCCCACGATCACATGATGTCGGTGGGTCAGTGGGTTCTCTGCGGGATCATCGCCTTCCTGGTTGTAGAGAAATTTGTGCGTCTGGTGAAGGGAGGGCACGGCCACGGACATTCCCACGGCCACTCGCACG ATGGTCCCAAGGAAAAGGACagtgatggagaagaagaaaaggaaaagaagaagaaagaggagaaaggaagtAAAGACGAGAAGGTGccgaagaaagaggagaagaagagctCAG ACGTCAAGGTGTCAGCTTACCTCAACCTGGCGGCCGACTCCATGCATAATTTCACCGACGGCCTGGCGATCGGAGCGTCGTTTCTGGTCGGTCCGGCAGTCGGCTTCATCACCACCCTCACCATCCTGCTGCACGAGGTCCCGCACGAGATCGGAGACTTCGCCATCCTCGTCCAGTCTGGCTGCACCAAAAGAAAG GCCATGTGTCTACAGCTGCTCACCGCCCTGGGAGCTCTGGCGGGCACAGCTTGCTCCCTGTTGGCCGAGGGCGTGAGCGCGGCGGCGACCGCCTGGATCCTGTCGTTCACGGCCGGCGGCTTCGTTTACATCGCCACGGTGACCGTGCTCCCGGAGCTGCTGGCGGGCCGCTCCAGCTTCGGCCAGTCTCTGATGGAGATCCTGGCGCTGCTGTTCGGGGTCGGCATGATGGTGCTGATCGCCGAGTACGAGTGA
- the LOC143334821 gene encoding major histocompatibility complex class I-related protein 1-like isoform X3, with protein sequence MEKLLLLLLLCRASSPVKHSLRYSFAGSTAVQNVPEFVGAAEVDGILMGYCDTDTKIVEPKQELVKMFFEMDPDQLEWYNGECFENQPNFFRATIYSLMQVFNQSGGVHVLQRMDGCEWDDETGEVHGFMLYAYDGEDLISFDLKKLTWITLKPEAVTIKQRWDAEKTRATYVEMFLTRLCPEWLKKYVAFGKSLLERTGFPSVSLLQKTPSSPVSCHASGFYPDRATLIWRKDGEELHEDVELGEILPNHDGTFQTSADLNVSSVPPEDWRRYDCVFHLSGVKDDVVTKLDQAEIRTNWGSHSKFPVGAVLGVAAGLLLLTLFIAGLFIWRRNNNGFKPASMSWDGLSEAR encoded by the exons ATGGAgaagttgctgttgttgcttctCTTGTGTCGCGCTTCATCTCCAG tgaaacactcGCTGAGGTATTCCTTCGCCGGATCGACTGCAGTCCAGAACGTCCCAGAGTTCGTGGGAGCTGCAGAGGTTGACGGGATTCTGATGGGTTACTGCGACACCGACACAAAGATCGTAGAGCCAAAGCAGGAGttggtgaaaatgttttttgaaatggATCCTGATCAGTTGGAGTGGTACAACGGAGAGTGTTTTGAGAATCAGCCGAACTTTTTCAGAGCTACGATTTACAGTTTGATGCAGGTCTTCAACCAAAGTGGAG gtGTCCATGTTTTACAGAGGATGGATGGCTGTGAGTGGGATGATGAGACTGGAGAGGTTCATGGTTTTATGCTGTATGCTTATGATGGAGAAGACTTAATATCATTCGACCTGAAGAAGCTGACATGGATCACTCTGAAACCAGAGGCTGTGACCATCAAACAGAGATGGGACGCTGAGAAAACTAGAGCAACGTACGTTGAGATGTTCCTCACTCGGCTGTGTCCTGAGTGGCTGAAGAAGTATGTGGCCTTCGGCAAGAGCCTTCTGGAGAGAACAG ggttcccctcagtgtctctcctccagaaGACACCCTCCTCTCCAGTCAGCTGCCACGCTTCAGGTTTCTACCCTGACAGAGCCACACTCAtctggaggaaagatggagaggagcttCATGAGGACGTGGAGCTCGGAGAGATCCTCCCCAACCACGACGGAACCTTCCAGACCAGCGCTGACCTCAACGTTTCATCAGTCCCACCTGAAGACTGGAGGAGGTACGactgtgtgtttcatctctctggTGTGAAGGACGACGTCGTCACCAAACTGGACCAAGCAGAGATCAGGACCAACTGGG GTTCTCACTCAAAGTTTCCTGTTGGTGCAGTTCTTGGTGTTGCTgcaggactgctgctgctgacactcTTCATCGCTGGACTCTTCATCTGGAGAAGGAACAACAACG GATTCAAACCTGCGAGCA TGAGCTGGGACGGACTGAGCGAGGCCAGATGA
- the LOC143334821 gene encoding major histocompatibility complex class I-related protein 1-like isoform X2 codes for MEKLLLLLLLCRASSPVKHSLRYSFAGSTAVQNVPEFVGAAEVDGILMGYCDTDTKIVEPKQELVKMFFEMDPDQLEWYNGECFENQPNFFRATIYSLMQVFNQSGGVHVLQRMDGCEWDDETGEVHGFMLYAYDGEDLISFDLKKLTWITLKPEAVTIKQRWDAEKTRATYVEMFLTRLCPEWLKKYVAFGKSLLERTGFPSVSLLQKTPSSPVSCHASGFYPDRATLIWRKDGEELHEDVELGEILPNHDGTFQTSADLNVSSVPPEDWRRYDCVFHLSGVKDDVVTKLDQAEIRTNWGSHSKFPVGAVLGVAAGLLLLTLFIAGLFIWRRNNNGFKPASNPSSSSSSSSSSSNQPQAAE; via the exons ATGGAgaagttgctgttgttgcttctCTTGTGTCGCGCTTCATCTCCAG tgaaacactcGCTGAGGTATTCCTTCGCCGGATCGACTGCAGTCCAGAACGTCCCAGAGTTCGTGGGAGCTGCAGAGGTTGACGGGATTCTGATGGGTTACTGCGACACCGACACAAAGATCGTAGAGCCAAAGCAGGAGttggtgaaaatgttttttgaaatggATCCTGATCAGTTGGAGTGGTACAACGGAGAGTGTTTTGAGAATCAGCCGAACTTTTTCAGAGCTACGATTTACAGTTTGATGCAGGTCTTCAACCAAAGTGGAG gtGTCCATGTTTTACAGAGGATGGATGGCTGTGAGTGGGATGATGAGACTGGAGAGGTTCATGGTTTTATGCTGTATGCTTATGATGGAGAAGACTTAATATCATTCGACCTGAAGAAGCTGACATGGATCACTCTGAAACCAGAGGCTGTGACCATCAAACAGAGATGGGACGCTGAGAAAACTAGAGCAACGTACGTTGAGATGTTCCTCACTCGGCTGTGTCCTGAGTGGCTGAAGAAGTATGTGGCCTTCGGCAAGAGCCTTCTGGAGAGAACAG ggttcccctcagtgtctctcctccagaaGACACCCTCCTCTCCAGTCAGCTGCCACGCTTCAGGTTTCTACCCTGACAGAGCCACACTCAtctggaggaaagatggagaggagcttCATGAGGACGTGGAGCTCGGAGAGATCCTCCCCAACCACGACGGAACCTTCCAGACCAGCGCTGACCTCAACGTTTCATCAGTCCCACCTGAAGACTGGAGGAGGTACGactgtgtgtttcatctctctggTGTGAAGGACGACGTCGTCACCAAACTGGACCAAGCAGAGATCAGGACCAACTGGG GTTCTCACTCAAAGTTTCCTGTTGGTGCAGTTCTTGGTGTTGCTgcaggactgctgctgctgacactcTTCATCGCTGGACTCTTCATCTGGAGAAGGAACAACAACG GATTCAAACCTGCGAGCA acccgtcatcatcatcatcatcatcatcatcatcatcgaaCCAACCTCAAGCAGCTGAGTGA
- the LOC143334821 gene encoding major histocompatibility complex class I-related protein 1-like isoform X1, with translation MEKLLLLLLLCRASSPVKHSLRYSFAGSTAVQNVPEFVGAAEVDGILMGYCDTDTKIVEPKQELVKMFFEMDPDQLEWYNGECFENQPNFFRATIYSLMQVFNQSGGVHVLQRMDGCEWDDETGEVHGFMLYAYDGEDLISFDLKKLTWITLKPEAVTIKQRWDAEKTRATYVEMFLTRLCPEWLKKYVAFGKSLLERTGFPSVSLLQKTPSSPVSCHASGFYPDRATLIWRKDGEELHEDVELGEILPNHDGTFQTSADLNVSSVPPEDWRRYDCVFHLSGVKDDVVTKLDQAEIRTNWGSHSKFPVGAVLGVAAGLLLLTLFIAGLFIWRRNNNGFKPASRCGSRVMSCRSAQVCMSTCCSELGRTERGQMNTDALCWTNTGWGPGCPLCVRPCPQDVRQWDHCVFST, from the exons ATGGAgaagttgctgttgttgcttctCTTGTGTCGCGCTTCATCTCCAG tgaaacactcGCTGAGGTATTCCTTCGCCGGATCGACTGCAGTCCAGAACGTCCCAGAGTTCGTGGGAGCTGCAGAGGTTGACGGGATTCTGATGGGTTACTGCGACACCGACACAAAGATCGTAGAGCCAAAGCAGGAGttggtgaaaatgttttttgaaatggATCCTGATCAGTTGGAGTGGTACAACGGAGAGTGTTTTGAGAATCAGCCGAACTTTTTCAGAGCTACGATTTACAGTTTGATGCAGGTCTTCAACCAAAGTGGAG gtGTCCATGTTTTACAGAGGATGGATGGCTGTGAGTGGGATGATGAGACTGGAGAGGTTCATGGTTTTATGCTGTATGCTTATGATGGAGAAGACTTAATATCATTCGACCTGAAGAAGCTGACATGGATCACTCTGAAACCAGAGGCTGTGACCATCAAACAGAGATGGGACGCTGAGAAAACTAGAGCAACGTACGTTGAGATGTTCCTCACTCGGCTGTGTCCTGAGTGGCTGAAGAAGTATGTGGCCTTCGGCAAGAGCCTTCTGGAGAGAACAG ggttcccctcagtgtctctcctccagaaGACACCCTCCTCTCCAGTCAGCTGCCACGCTTCAGGTTTCTACCCTGACAGAGCCACACTCAtctggaggaaagatggagaggagcttCATGAGGACGTGGAGCTCGGAGAGATCCTCCCCAACCACGACGGAACCTTCCAGACCAGCGCTGACCTCAACGTTTCATCAGTCCCACCTGAAGACTGGAGGAGGTACGactgtgtgtttcatctctctggTGTGAAGGACGACGTCGTCACCAAACTGGACCAAGCAGAGATCAGGACCAACTGGG GTTCTCACTCAAAGTTTCCTGTTGGTGCAGTTCTTGGTGTTGCTgcaggactgctgctgctgacactcTTCATCGCTGGACTCTTCATCTGGAGAAGGAACAACAACG GATTCAAACCTGCGAGCA GATGTGGAAGCAGAGTCATGAGTTGTCGCAGTGCTCAGGTCTGTATGTCCACCTGTTGCAGTGAGCTGGGACGGACTGAGCGAGGCCAGATGAACACAGACGCTCTGTGCTGGACAAACACAGGATGGGGACCTggatgtcctctgtgtgtccgtcCATGTCCTCAGGATGTGAGACAGTGGGATCACTGCGTGTTCTCCACATGA